One window of the Microplitis demolitor isolate Queensland-Clemson2020A chromosome 10, iyMicDemo2.1a, whole genome shotgun sequence genome contains the following:
- the LOC128668863 gene encoding uncharacterized protein LOC128668863, translating to MANILDIQRPIIFDESIAHYELHAHQPYASSTLNNNDEVRITIQNQNLCILPSKSALHILGKFTKSDNSAVAATTNLVNMGIGHMIKEFRLLMNGVEVDRSSNVGITSLMKGYVSFSPNQLSALENAGWVMEDNVKLTNAAGSFDLLIPLNILSGFAEDYLKVLMNVQLEIVLTISNSDINAYVQQAAGAEEVKLTLQKIEWIVPYVTLSDKEKIQALNYITSDPAISINFRTWELYEYPLLPATSKHIWAVKTSTQLEKPRYVILGFQTARKNDARKNASRFDHCTLRNVKLFLNSQSYPYGDLNLDINDNQYALLYSMYTDFQSTYYNKEAEPLLTKQKFLQEAPLCVIDCSKQNEAIKSGPVDIRLEFESTNQFPQNTTAYCLIIHDRIVEYNPISSTVRKLT from the coding sequence atggctAATATATTAGATATTCAACGACCAATTATATTCGATGAGTCAATCGCTCACTATGAACTGCATGCTCATCAACCGTATGCATCGTCGACTTTGAACAACAATGATGAAGTTCGTATCACAatccaaaatcaaaatttgtgcATACTTCCTAGCAAAAGTGCACTCCATATTCTTGGGAAGTTTACCAAGAGTGATAACAGTGCTGTCGCTGCCACAACCAACTTGGTTAATATGGGGATTGGCCACATGATTAAAGAATTCCGCTTACTTATGAATGGTGTTGAAGTTGATCGAAGTAGTAACGTTGGTATAACAAGCCTGATGAAAggttatgtatcattcagtccAAATCAGTTGAGTGCTTTGGAGAATGCTGGCTGGGTAATGGAAGataatgttaaattaacaaacgCTGCAGGAAGctttgatttattgattccactaaatattttaagtggtTTTGCTGAAGATTATCTGAAAGTCCTTATGAATGTTCAGCTAGAGATAGTTCTTACGATTTCAAACAGTGACATTAATGCTTACGTACAACAAGCAGCGGGAGCTGAGGAAGTAAAGTTAactttgcaaaaaatcgagtgGATTGTACCGTACGTCACCCTATCAGACAaggaaaaaattcaagcattaaattatattacaagtGATCCGGCTATCTCAATTAATTTTCGAACCTGGGAATTGTATGAGTATCCGCTGTTACCGGCAACATCAAAACATATTTGGGCTGTCAAAACATCAACACAACTGGAGAAGCCACGTTACGTCATCCTCGGATTTCAAACAGCAAGAAAAAACGACGCAAGGAAAAATGCGAGTCGATTTGATCATTGTACGCTCCGTAACGTAAAGTTATTCCTGAACTCACAGAGTTATCCGTACGGAGATCTGAATTTGGACATAAACGACAATCAGTATGCTTTATTGTACAGTATGTACACTGATTTCCAATCTACATACTATAATAAAGAGGCTGAGCCACTGTTAACAAAGCAGAAATTTTTGCAAGAAGCTCCGCTCTGTGTTATAGACTGTTCTAAGCAGAATGAGGCAATTAAATCTGGACCAGTAGACATTCGATTGGAGTTTGAATCCACAAATCAATTTCCACAAAACACAACAgcttattgtttaataatccACGATCGTATCGTTGAGTATAACCCTATCAGCAGCACTGTACGAAAATTGACTTGA